The proteins below are encoded in one region of Streptomyces cyanogenus:
- a CDS encoding ABC transporter substrate-binding protein, with protein sequence MRKTTLLRVAAATIAALLTATACNSRRGEDAQDTAAGGACKGQQTTGITDKTIKLGGIYPLSGPASAYGTISKGVAAYFKYVNDKGGIDGRKVEFVVRDDGYQPPKAVEEARRLVEREKVFAVFQTLGTPSTAAVWDYLNQQKVPQPFVATGASVWGTDDKHPWTIGWQPNYVAEARVYAKYLKDRMPKAEVAVLYQNDDFGKDLLGGFRTALAGSGVKVVATESYEVTDPSVSAQMASLARSKADVLLDITTPKFGSQALAADAKNTKWNPLHIVNNVASSAAVLRPVGFENVQGVVSATYFKDPADPQWADDPEVKTYKKALHAYAPDADPANQFNAYGWAVASSLYQALDAMKCPTREGLRDAVRDLKDVKVGMLLPGVTLSTAPGDAFPIETMQLMRFKGERWQLFGKPVDTRKEFGPLTK encoded by the coding sequence ATGCGCAAGACGACCCTGCTGCGGGTGGCCGCGGCCACGATCGCCGCCCTGCTGACCGCGACCGCCTGCAACAGCCGGCGAGGAGAGGACGCCCAGGACACCGCCGCCGGCGGCGCCTGTAAGGGCCAGCAGACCACCGGCATCACCGACAAGACCATCAAGCTGGGCGGGATCTACCCGCTGTCGGGGCCCGCCTCGGCGTACGGCACGATCAGCAAGGGCGTGGCCGCCTACTTCAAGTACGTCAACGACAAGGGCGGCATAGACGGCCGCAAGGTCGAGTTCGTCGTCCGCGACGACGGCTACCAGCCGCCCAAGGCGGTCGAGGAGGCCCGCAGACTGGTCGAGCGGGAGAAGGTCTTCGCCGTGTTCCAGACCCTGGGCACCCCGTCGACGGCGGCCGTATGGGACTACCTCAACCAGCAGAAGGTGCCGCAGCCCTTCGTCGCCACGGGAGCCTCCGTCTGGGGCACGGACGACAAGCACCCCTGGACCATCGGGTGGCAGCCCAACTACGTCGCCGAGGCCCGGGTGTACGCCAAGTACCTCAAGGACAGGATGCCGAAGGCCGAGGTTGCGGTCCTCTACCAGAACGACGACTTCGGCAAGGACCTGCTCGGCGGGTTCAGGACGGCCCTCGCCGGCAGCGGCGTCAAGGTGGTCGCCACCGAGAGCTACGAGGTGACCGACCCCTCCGTGTCGGCGCAGATGGCGAGCCTCGCCCGCTCCAAGGCGGACGTGCTGCTCGACATCACCACACCCAAGTTCGGCAGTCAGGCCCTCGCCGCCGACGCCAAGAACACCAAGTGGAACCCGCTGCACATCGTGAACAACGTGGCCTCCTCCGCCGCCGTGCTCCGGCCCGTCGGGTTCGAGAACGTCCAGGGCGTGGTCTCGGCGACCTACTTCAAGGACCCCGCCGACCCGCAGTGGGCGGACGACCCCGAGGTCAAGACGTACAAGAAGGCCCTGCACGCGTACGCCCCCGACGCGGACCCGGCCAACCAGTTCAACGCCTACGGCTGGGCCGTCGCCTCCAGCCTGTACCAGGCCCTGGACGCGATGAAGTGCCCGACCAGGGAGGGACTGCGGGATGCGGTGCGCGATCTGAAGGACGTGAAGGTGGGCATGCTGCTGCCCGGTGTCACCCTGTCCACGGCCCCGGGTGATGCCTTCCCGATCGAGACGATGCAGCTGATGCGGTTCAAGGGCGAGCGGTGGCAGCTGTTCGGCAAGCCGGTGGACACCCGCAAGGAGTTCGGCCCGCTGACCAAGTGA
- a CDS encoding SDR family NAD(P)-dependent oxidoreductase, with product MAMPEPRHTATHPAGLLTGRNVLVIGAGTRPGDDPEAPVGNGRAVAVLAAREGASVACADISASAAATTAALVAEEGGRGLPLVGDATDPAQSSAMVAEALRELGTLDALVVNVGIGLGTGLAGTSPQQWEDVLSLNLGAPFLAAKYGLPVIADGGSIVFVGSVAGLRAATDSPAYDSSKAGLFGLTRHVAKEGGARGIRANLVVPGLIDTPMGRAASARRASRTTSFSRIPLGRQGTAWEVAEAVTFLLSGRASYITGQSLVVDGGLNAV from the coding sequence ATGGCGATGCCTGAGCCGCGGCACACCGCGACCCACCCGGCCGGCCTCCTGACCGGCCGGAACGTACTGGTCATCGGAGCGGGCACCCGTCCCGGCGACGACCCGGAGGCACCGGTGGGCAACGGGCGGGCGGTGGCCGTGCTGGCAGCCCGCGAGGGCGCCTCCGTCGCCTGTGCCGACATCTCCGCCTCCGCGGCGGCGACCACCGCCGCTCTTGTAGCCGAGGAAGGTGGCCGTGGCCTCCCCCTGGTCGGTGACGCCACGGATCCCGCCCAGTCCTCGGCCATGGTCGCCGAGGCCCTCCGCGAACTCGGCACGCTGGACGCGCTCGTGGTCAACGTCGGCATCGGTCTCGGCACGGGTCTGGCGGGCACCTCACCGCAGCAGTGGGAGGATGTGCTGTCGCTCAACCTGGGCGCCCCCTTCCTCGCCGCGAAGTACGGTCTGCCCGTGATCGCCGACGGAGGGTCGATCGTCTTCGTCGGTTCCGTGGCCGGGTTGCGTGCGGCCACCGATTCGCCCGCGTACGACAGTTCGAAGGCGGGCCTGTTCGGTCTCACCCGGCATGTCGCCAAGGAGGGTGGGGCGCGCGGTATCCGCGCCAACCTGGTCGTCCCGGGCCTGATCGACACCCCGATGGGCCGTGCGGCCTCGGCCCGGCGGGCGTCCCGCACGACCTCGTTCAGCCGCATTCCGCTCGGCCGCCAGGGCACCGCCTGGGAGGTGGCCGAAGCCGTCACCTTCCTGCTCTCCGGCCGCGCCTCCTACATCACCGGGCAGAGCCTGGTGGTGGACGGCGGGCTGAACGCCGTCTGA
- a CDS encoding PucR family transcriptional regulator — protein sequence MPGQAGAAAPLERVIAAMAAQQGHVGGGLYADLVDHLPSYRAVPRELLDRVWQEHFQRALAVVREGKVPAPEDFREAGVARDRVARGVPLGDGLRAFRRALGAIRDLFIAEATEHGLDPGLIVDRTKCLWELADVASLQIAAVHRQAEVASALFDARRRADFLRGLLYGTLSAAEIHSGAAIYGLDASRPYRAIRAVPYGDADPDALDRSLASRGHGRGALFTVLEEAVVGVVEARPETGDLDVTAGLGPPTDLAAVHRSFRAAGRLLQAARAYRLRGVYDLSDLTWRVAVVAEPELGELLLDRYLRPLEAEGEFGALVEESVRAYLEGGRRIREVARRAHVHVNTVRYRLRRFEELTGTSLDAPGTVVEVSWALAARALRTPPPGRAPTGFQ from the coding sequence ATGCCCGGACAGGCGGGTGCCGCGGCGCCCCTGGAACGGGTCATCGCCGCGATGGCCGCGCAGCAGGGGCACGTGGGCGGGGGGTTGTACGCGGATCTGGTGGACCACCTCCCGTCCTACCGCGCGGTCCCGCGGGAACTCCTCGACCGGGTCTGGCAGGAGCACTTCCAGCGGGCTCTCGCGGTGGTGCGGGAGGGGAAGGTGCCCGCGCCGGAGGACTTCCGCGAAGCCGGTGTGGCCCGGGACCGGGTCGCCCGGGGCGTGCCGCTGGGCGACGGGCTCCGCGCCTTCCGCCGGGCGCTGGGCGCGATACGGGATCTGTTCATCGCCGAGGCGACCGAACACGGGCTGGACCCGGGCCTCATCGTCGACCGCACCAAGTGCCTGTGGGAGCTGGCGGACGTCGCGAGCCTGCAGATCGCCGCCGTCCACCGGCAGGCGGAGGTCGCCTCCGCCCTGTTCGACGCCCGCCGCCGGGCCGACTTCCTGCGCGGACTGCTCTACGGCACGCTGAGCGCCGCGGAGATCCACAGCGGTGCGGCGATCTACGGACTGGACGCGTCACGGCCGTACCGGGCCATCAGAGCCGTCCCGTACGGCGACGCGGACCCGGACGCGCTGGACCGCTCCCTGGCGTCCCGCGGCCACGGCCGGGGCGCGCTGTTCACCGTGCTGGAGGAGGCTGTCGTCGGGGTCGTCGAGGCCAGGCCGGAGACCGGTGACCTGGATGTGACGGCCGGGCTCGGCCCGCCGACGGACCTGGCCGCGGTGCACCGCTCCTTCCGCGCCGCCGGCAGGCTGCTGCAAGCCGCCCGTGCCTACCGTCTGCGCGGCGTGTACGACCTGAGCGACCTGACCTGGCGGGTCGCGGTCGTCGCGGAACCGGAACTCGGCGAGCTGCTGCTCGACCGCTACCTGCGCCCACTGGAGGCGGAGGGGGAGTTCGGCGCGCTCGTCGAGGAGTCGGTGCGGGCGTATCTGGAGGGGGGACGACGCATCCGCGAAGTCGCCCGCAGGGCGCACGTCCACGTCAACACCGTCCGCTACCGGCTGCGCCGATTCGAGGAGCTCACCGGCACCAGCCTGGACGCTCCGGGCACCGTGGTGGAGGTGAGCTGGGCCCTGGCGGCACGCGCGCTGAGGACACCTCCACCGGGCCGGGCTCCCACCGGGTTTCAATAG
- a CDS encoding ABC transporter ATP-binding protein: MLAVDGITVRFGGITALDGVAFTVEPGTAVGLIGPNGAGKTTLFNCLTRRCTPDRGEVRFDDEDLLVLPPHAVAGRGIARTFQNLGLFPQLTVRENVMVGAHGRGRTGHLAAALRLPRVRREERELRDQADDLLRRLGLADIADHPASGLPFGTLKRVELARALAVRPRLLLLDEPVNGLSHGEVDQFADLVRSVRAEFDLTLVVVEHHMGFVMGLCDKIVCLDFGRKIAEGSPEEIQRDPAVVEAYLGVAA, translated from the coding sequence ATGCTCGCGGTCGACGGTATCACCGTGCGCTTCGGCGGCATCACCGCACTGGACGGTGTCGCATTCACCGTCGAGCCCGGCACCGCCGTGGGGCTCATCGGGCCGAACGGAGCCGGCAAGACCACCTTGTTCAACTGCCTGACCAGGCGCTGCACCCCCGACCGGGGAGAGGTGCGGTTCGACGACGAGGACCTCCTCGTCCTGCCTCCGCACGCCGTGGCCGGGCGCGGCATCGCCCGGACCTTCCAGAACCTCGGCCTGTTCCCGCAGCTCACGGTCCGGGAGAACGTCATGGTCGGCGCCCACGGCCGGGGGCGCACCGGACACCTCGCCGCGGCGCTCCGGCTGCCCCGCGTCCGGCGGGAGGAGAGGGAACTACGTGACCAGGCGGACGACTTGCTACGGCGGCTCGGCCTGGCGGACATCGCCGACCACCCCGCCTCCGGGCTGCCGTTCGGCACGCTCAAACGCGTCGAACTCGCCCGGGCGCTCGCGGTCCGCCCCCGGCTGCTGCTGCTCGACGAACCCGTCAACGGGCTCAGCCACGGCGAGGTCGACCAATTCGCGGATCTGGTCCGCTCGGTGCGCGCGGAATTCGACCTCACGCTCGTGGTGGTCGAACACCACATGGGGTTCGTGATGGGCCTGTGCGACAAGATCGTGTGTCTCGACTTCGGGCGCAAGATCGCCGAAGGATCGCCCGAGGAGATCCAGCGCGACCCGGCCGTCGTCGAGGCGTACCTGGGGGTGGCGGCGTGA
- a CDS encoding ABC transporter ATP-binding protein, with translation MSEPTTDRTEAAASTQPDFLTVSDLHAGYGQARVLQGLDFSVARGEVCAILGPNGAGKTTTLRALCGMVRGRGSITLNGTQLLGRSPEQAARAGVAHVPEGRGTFNELTVEENLRIGAHVRTGLGRRGRAARAAVAADLERIYGHFPKLRQRSRQAAGSLSGGEQQMLAIGRALMLRPSLLLLDEPSLGLAPLVTRELFEIVRAVNEEERTTVIVVEQNAQLALDIAHRAHVLEAGRLVLSGPARQIREDGQVAEVYLGVSVGSRRAG, from the coding sequence GTGAGCGAGCCCACCACCGACCGCACCGAGGCAGCGGCGAGTACGCAGCCGGACTTCCTGACGGTGTCCGACCTGCACGCGGGATACGGCCAGGCCCGCGTGCTGCAGGGCCTCGACTTCTCCGTCGCCCGCGGTGAGGTGTGCGCGATCCTCGGACCCAACGGGGCGGGCAAGACCACGACGCTGCGGGCGCTGTGCGGCATGGTCCGCGGCCGCGGCTCGATCACCCTGAACGGTACGCAGCTGCTGGGCCGCTCGCCCGAGCAGGCCGCCCGGGCCGGCGTGGCGCACGTGCCCGAGGGCCGCGGCACCTTCAACGAGCTGACCGTCGAGGAGAACCTGCGCATCGGCGCCCACGTGCGCACCGGCCTCGGCCGGCGGGGGCGTGCCGCGCGCGCGGCCGTGGCGGCCGATCTGGAACGGATCTACGGCCACTTCCCCAAGCTGCGTCAGCGCTCGCGTCAGGCCGCCGGCAGCCTCAGCGGCGGCGAGCAGCAGATGCTCGCCATCGGGAGGGCGCTGATGCTGCGGCCTTCCCTGCTGCTCCTGGACGAGCCGTCCCTGGGACTCGCCCCGCTGGTCACCCGAGAGCTGTTCGAGATCGTCCGTGCCGTCAACGAGGAGGAACGCACCACCGTGATCGTCGTCGAGCAGAACGCCCAGCTCGCGTTGGACATCGCGCACCGGGCGCACGTACTGGAGGCCGGCCGCCTGGTGCTGTCCGGTCCGGCCCGGCAGATCCGCGAGGACGGGCAGGTCGCCGAGGTGTACCTCGGCGTCTCCGTCGGCTCCCGCAGGGCCGGGTGA
- a CDS encoding branched-chain amino acid ABC transporter permease — MSTITTVLGTDRARRLRAALTVLLAAAAAVGAPFYFAPFQVFQLTMVLLYAVALAGLNLLVGFGGQISLGHGAFFAAGAYTAAVMLDRYDTGHLATLPAAAAGCFLLGLGFGVPALRLRGLYLALVTLSFAVFLPPLLKRLEPVTGGSMGLTVDKLRPPAWSGLAEDQWMYFVVLAVTAVALLLARNLLRSRVGRALLAVRDNESAAEVMGVRLALHKTLAFAWSAMFAGVAGCLYTWVIGFVSPDSFGFVLSITLLAGLVVGGLASLYGPLLGAAFVMYVPSVSQDLSEAAPGVVFGLLIITVMFVAPTGLAGLPGRVLGAVTRRLPRAAAPDGTPEKESAPEADRQSAAASGPEADRQSAAASGPEVDRESAAASGPEVDRESAAASGPEADRESAAASGPEVDRESAAASGPDADPQSPAAPASEADPQSPAAPASEAAPQSPAASTPDANPQSPAASEPSASLSPAEPAVADAEPVGAPPRTEKE; from the coding sequence ATGAGCACGATCACGACCGTACTCGGCACGGACCGCGCACGGCGCCTGCGGGCCGCGCTCACCGTGCTGCTCGCGGCGGCCGCCGCCGTCGGCGCACCCTTCTACTTCGCCCCCTTCCAGGTCTTCCAGCTGACCATGGTGCTCCTGTACGCCGTGGCGCTGGCCGGGCTGAACCTGCTGGTCGGCTTCGGCGGGCAGATCTCGCTCGGGCACGGCGCGTTCTTCGCGGCGGGGGCCTACACGGCGGCGGTCATGCTCGACCGGTACGACACCGGCCACCTGGCCACGCTGCCGGCCGCGGCCGCCGGATGCTTCCTGCTCGGCCTCGGCTTCGGCGTCCCCGCCCTGCGGCTGCGCGGGCTGTATCTCGCCCTGGTCACCCTCTCGTTCGCGGTGTTCCTGCCGCCGCTGCTCAAGCGGCTCGAACCGGTGACGGGCGGCTCCATGGGATTGACCGTGGACAAGCTGCGGCCGCCCGCCTGGAGCGGGCTGGCCGAGGACCAGTGGATGTACTTCGTCGTCCTCGCCGTCACCGCGGTGGCTCTGCTGCTCGCCCGCAACCTGCTGCGGTCCCGGGTCGGCCGGGCGCTGCTCGCCGTGCGGGACAACGAGAGTGCCGCCGAGGTCATGGGTGTGCGGCTGGCGCTGCACAAGACCCTCGCCTTCGCGTGGAGCGCCATGTTCGCGGGTGTCGCCGGGTGTCTGTACACCTGGGTGATCGGCTTCGTCTCGCCCGACTCCTTCGGCTTCGTCCTGTCCATCACCCTGCTGGCCGGCCTGGTCGTCGGCGGGCTCGCCTCGCTGTACGGACCCCTGCTGGGCGCGGCGTTCGTGATGTACGTGCCGAGTGTCTCCCAGGACCTGAGCGAGGCCGCACCGGGAGTGGTGTTCGGCCTGCTGATCATCACGGTGATGTTCGTGGCCCCGACCGGACTGGCCGGCCTGCCGGGCCGTGTCCTGGGCGCGGTCACCCGTCGCCTGCCCCGCGCCGCCGCCCCCGACGGCACACCCGAGAAGGAATCCGCACCCGAAGCGGACCGGCAGTCCGCGGCCGCATCCGGACCCGAAGCGGACCGGCAGTCCGCGGCTGCATCCGGACCGGAGGTGGACCGGGAGTCCGCGGCTGCATCCGGACCGGAGGTGGACCGGGAGTCCGCGGCTGCATCCGGACCGGAGGCGGACCGGGAGTCCGCGGCTGCATCCGGACCGGAGGTGGACCGGGAGTCCGCGGCTGCATCCGGACCCGACGCGGACCCGCAGTCCCCGGCCGCACCCGCGTCTGAAGCGGACCCGCAGTCCCCGGCCGCACCCGCGTCCGAAGCGGCCCCGCAGTCCCCGGCCGCATCCACACCCGACGCGAACCCGCAGTCCCCGGCCGCATCCGAGCCCTCCGCATCCCTCAGCCCTGCGGAACCCGCAGTTGCCGACGCCGAACCCGTGGGCGCACCGCCCCGCACGGAAAAGGAATGA
- a CDS encoding carboxymuconolactone decarboxylase family protein — translation MTDEHHHRPPCAAGTGPRLAPLSEDGWDPSARELLAPLPRDADGRPANVFTTLVRHPGLFRHFLPFGTYLLRDGRLPGRTRELLILRTACNTGAAYEWGRHVPLARAAGVTDEEIRRVGTGPDAQGWTPADARLLRAADELHRDARLSAATWSALAADHDEAQLIEITMLVGQYHMVAFFLNSAGTPLEPGFDAETLPAPTGTAHGDA, via the coding sequence ATGACCGACGAGCACCATCACCGTCCCCCCTGCGCCGCCGGCACCGGCCCGCGCCTCGCGCCGCTGTCCGAGGACGGCTGGGACCCGTCCGCCCGGGAGCTGCTCGCGCCGCTTCCCCGGGACGCCGACGGCCGTCCGGCCAACGTCTTCACCACCCTGGTGCGACACCCCGGCCTCTTCCGGCACTTCCTGCCGTTCGGCACCTATCTGCTGCGCGACGGCCGGCTTCCGGGCCGCACCCGGGAACTGCTGATCCTGCGCACCGCCTGCAACACCGGGGCAGCGTACGAATGGGGGCGGCACGTACCGCTGGCCAGGGCGGCCGGGGTCACCGACGAGGAGATCCGGCGGGTCGGTACGGGCCCGGACGCCCAGGGCTGGACGCCGGCCGACGCCCGTCTGCTGCGCGCCGCCGACGAGCTGCACCGGGACGCACGCCTGTCCGCGGCCACCTGGTCGGCACTCGCCGCCGACCACGACGAGGCACAGCTGATCGAGATCACCATGCTGGTCGGTCAGTACCACATGGTCGCCTTCTTCCTGAACTCCGCCGGCACCCCGCTCGAACCCGGCTTCGATGCGGAGACCCTGCCCGCCCCCACCGGGACAGCCCATGGCGATGCCTGA
- a CDS encoding branched-chain amino acid ABC transporter permease, with protein MTEFLQQVVEGLGSGAVYASLALALVLIHRFTGIVNFAQGELAMLSTYVAWQLVASGMPFWLALPVTLAVSFAGGMLVERIVIRPVHGAPELTVVIVTVGLFIFVNALAGLIWSFTVKDFPQPFPDGGLDLAGVRVDWSTLGILGVVAVVMGLLYLLFQHTSVGLVMRAVACNRTSARLSGIRAGRVLMLGWGLAATVGAVSGVLVAPVLFLEPNMMGGVLIYAFAAATLGGFDSPVGAVVGGLSVGVAETLTGAYVDAIGPDLKVGVPLVIILAVLLVRPQGLFGRAAVERA; from the coding sequence GTGACCGAATTCCTGCAGCAAGTGGTGGAAGGACTGGGCTCCGGCGCGGTGTACGCGAGCCTGGCGCTGGCCCTGGTGCTGATCCACCGGTTCACCGGGATCGTCAACTTCGCGCAGGGCGAGCTGGCCATGCTCTCCACGTACGTCGCCTGGCAGCTGGTGGCGTCCGGGATGCCGTTCTGGCTGGCGTTGCCGGTCACCCTCGCGGTGTCCTTCGCCGGCGGCATGCTGGTGGAGCGGATCGTCATCCGTCCCGTGCACGGCGCACCCGAGCTGACGGTGGTCATCGTCACGGTCGGCCTCTTCATCTTCGTCAACGCGCTGGCCGGACTGATCTGGTCGTTCACGGTGAAGGACTTCCCACAGCCGTTCCCCGACGGCGGGCTCGACCTGGCCGGTGTGCGCGTGGACTGGTCGACGCTCGGGATCCTCGGTGTGGTGGCCGTCGTGATGGGCCTGCTGTATCTGCTGTTCCAGCACACCTCCGTCGGCCTGGTGATGCGGGCGGTCGCCTGCAACCGCACCTCCGCCCGGCTGTCGGGTATCCGGGCGGGCCGGGTGCTGATGCTCGGCTGGGGGCTGGCCGCGACGGTCGGCGCGGTGTCGGGCGTTCTCGTCGCCCCGGTGCTGTTCCTGGAGCCCAACATGATGGGCGGGGTGCTGATCTACGCCTTCGCCGCGGCCACCCTCGGTGGCTTCGACAGTCCCGTCGGTGCGGTCGTCGGCGGCCTGTCCGTGGGCGTCGCCGAGACGCTGACCGGGGCGTACGTCGACGCGATCGGTCCCGATCTGAAGGTGGGCGTACCTCTGGTGATCATTCTGGCGGTGCTGCTGGTACGGCCCCAGGGCCTGTTCGGGCGGGCGGCGGTGGAACGCGCATGA